One part of the Marinobacterium rhizophilum genome encodes these proteins:
- a CDS encoding TRAP transporter small permease: MAVLLLDVWIAVLDRYLLQWQISWVEELARYIMIWAILLAVPCCTAGREHIGLSTVVQHLPAPLQRGLRILVDLLSLLFFGYLAFSGTELVIKGLQQVSTVFGLPMAYPYGAIPVAFGLAALQSLLALLRDCGTDTLEPAADAEKALQLQ; encoded by the coding sequence ATGGCCGTGCTGTTACTGGATGTGTGGATTGCGGTACTCGATCGCTACCTGCTGCAATGGCAGATCAGCTGGGTCGAGGAGCTGGCGCGCTACATCATGATCTGGGCGATCCTGCTGGCGGTGCCCTGCTGCACGGCGGGGCGTGAACATATAGGCCTGTCGACGGTGGTGCAGCATTTGCCGGCGCCATTGCAGCGCGGCCTGCGCATCCTGGTGGATCTGCTGTCGTTGCTGTTTTTCGGCTACCTGGCCTTTTCCGGCACGGAGCTCGTGATCAAGGGCCTGCAGCAGGTCTCCACGGTCTTCGGCTTGCCCATGGCTTATCCCTACGGCGCGATTCCGGTGGCCTTCGGCCTGGCGGCGCTGCAAAGCCTGCTGGCGCTGCTGCGGGACTGCGGCACGGATACGCTGGAGCCCGCCGCTGACGCGGAAAAGGCACTGCAGCTGCAATAG
- a CDS encoding TRAP transporter large permease, translated as MTIALILVVLLIIGTPVGIALGLAGLAGMFSIGGLHFASLAPAKVFNGLNIFPFLAMPFFILAGEIMNHTGITSRLVQFSQALVGHFRGGLAHSNMVASVFFSGITGAATADAAAFGRTLVPAMVEQGYSRPYACAVTAAGSIIGPTIPPSGLMVVYGSLMGVSIGGLFATGILPGLLICLVCMAIIGVFAKRKNLPKAAQRASLRELLGHFRGSLLALLMPMIILGGIVSGIVTPTEAASVAVAYALFIGAVVYRNLSVAALFRMLISTAQISAVIYLIIGAASIFGWWLSFNQIPQLIATFIGQLSDNPGVILLLIIGLLLVVGMIMDINAMLIILAPVLVPLTEQIGMDPLHAGIIFVLALNISLMTPPVGACLFVLSSVTGERLERISAELMPFLIGQLVLLMFLAFTPEVTLFIPRLLGY; from the coding sequence ATGACGATCGCCCTGATTCTGGTGGTACTGCTGATTATCGGTACCCCTGTAGGCATCGCGCTGGGCCTGGCGGGTCTGGCCGGCATGTTTAGCATCGGCGGGCTGCATTTTGCGTCCCTGGCGCCGGCCAAGGTCTTCAATGGCCTGAATATATTCCCGTTCCTGGCCATGCCGTTCTTTATCCTGGCCGGCGAAATCATGAACCATACCGGCATCACTTCCCGCCTGGTGCAGTTTTCCCAGGCGCTGGTGGGGCATTTTCGCGGCGGACTGGCGCATTCCAACATGGTGGCATCGGTATTCTTTTCCGGTATCACCGGCGCGGCCACGGCTGATGCCGCCGCCTTTGGCCGCACCCTGGTGCCGGCGATGGTGGAGCAGGGCTACAGCCGACCCTATGCCTGTGCCGTGACGGCGGCGGGTTCCATCATAGGCCCGACCATTCCGCCATCCGGCCTGATGGTGGTGTACGGCTCCCTGATGGGGGTTTCCATCGGCGGCCTGTTCGCCACCGGCATTCTGCCGGGCCTGCTGATCTGCCTGGTGTGCATGGCCATTATCGGCGTATTTGCCAAGCGCAAGAATTTGCCCAAGGCGGCCCAGCGCGCCTCGCTGCGTGAGCTCCTGGGGCATTTTCGCGGATCGCTGCTGGCGCTGCTGATGCCCATGATTATCCTGGGCGGCATTGTCAGCGGTATCGTCACGCCCACCGAGGCCGCCTCTGTTGCCGTGGCCTATGCCCTCTTTATCGGGGCCGTGGTATACCGCAACCTGAGCGTCGCGGCGCTGTTTCGCATGCTGATCAGTACCGCGCAGATCTCGGCGGTGATTTATCTGATTATTGGGGCAGCCTCGATCTTTGGCTGGTGGCTGAGCTTTAACCAGATTCCCCAGCTGATTGCCACCTTTATCGGTCAGCTGTCGGACAACCCCGGCGTGATCCTGCTGCTGATTATCGGGCTGTTGCTGGTGGTGGGCATGATCATGGATATCAACGCCATGCTGATTATCCTGGCGCCGGTGCTGGTGCCCCTGACCGAGCAGATCGGCATGGACCCGTTGCACGCCGGTATCATCTTCGTACTGGCGCTGAATATTTCGCTGATGACGCCGCCGGTGGGCGCCTGCCTGTTCGTGCTGTCATCGGTCACCGGCGAGCGGCTGGAACGCATATCCGCCGAGTTGATGCCGTTTCTGATCGGCCAGCTGGTCCTGCTGATGTTTCTTGCCTTTACCCCTGAAGTCACGCTCTTCATCCCGCGTTTGCTGGGTTACTGA
- a CDS encoding TRAP transporter substrate-binding protein, which translates to MKKIITSIAATSLLATLAAMPQAASAEKVLRFAHDNKADMMENPAHAFTGVFKNIVEAASNGEIRVEVYPSNQLGSAKEHIQMVRDGQIQGTLSSTGALAGYYPRIGVLDVPFAFNSNASTYEVLDGSFGKALAGDIESSLGDVRVLGFPDTGGFFSVTNSKRAINTLEDFKGIRIRTMTLPTHQKIIQSLGGEAYPLAWGEVYSSLQTGVIDGQMNPVPTVTFAKFDEVQEYLTLTNHLFAPYTLMLNKAFYDGLTDEERKIIHFAAQSGIVAGRGLSRVIEASERGLEGLKKTMKVNALSATERERFREATQPVVIEEIRQSQDDKGVELLDLFLSETQQANGKLYLN; encoded by the coding sequence ATGAAAAAAATAATCACCTCCATCGCCGCCACATCCCTGCTGGCCACTTTGGCCGCCATGCCCCAGGCGGCCAGCGCCGAAAAGGTGCTGCGCTTCGCCCACGACAACAAGGCGGACATGATGGAGAACCCGGCCCATGCCTTCACCGGCGTGTTCAAGAATATTGTTGAAGCCGCCAGCAATGGCGAGATCAGGGTCGAGGTCTACCCCAGCAATCAGCTGGGCTCGGCCAAGGAGCATATCCAGATGGTACGGGACGGCCAGATCCAGGGCACCTTGTCTTCTACCGGCGCCCTGGCGGGCTACTACCCCCGCATCGGCGTGCTCGATGTGCCCTTTGCCTTCAACAGCAATGCCTCCACCTACGAGGTGCTGGACGGCAGCTTCGGCAAGGCGCTGGCGGGGGATATCGAATCCAGCCTCGGCGACGTCAGGGTACTCGGCTTTCCCGATACCGGTGGTTTCTTCTCGGTCACCAATTCCAAGCGGGCGATCAATACGCTGGAAGACTTCAAGGGTATTCGCATTCGCACCATGACCCTGCCGACGCACCAGAAGATCATCCAGTCCCTGGGTGGCGAGGCCTATCCACTGGCCTGGGGCGAGGTTTATTCCTCCCTGCAGACCGGCGTTATCGATGGCCAGATGAACCCGGTGCCCACGGTGACCTTCGCCAAGTTTGACGAGGTGCAGGAATACCTGACGCTGACCAACCATCTGTTTGCGCCCTATACGCTGATGCTGAACAAGGCCTTCTATGACGGTCTGACCGACGAAGAACGCAAGATCATCCACTTTGCGGCCCAGTCGGGCATTGTCGCCGGCAGAGGCCTGTCCCGCGTGATCGAAGCCTCGGAGCGCGGTCTGGAGGGGCTTAAAAAGACCATGAAGGTGAATGCCCTGTCGGCGACGGAGCGCGAACGTTTCCGCGAGGCGACCCAGCCGGTGGTGATTGAGGAGATTCGCCAGTCGCAGGATGACAAGGGTGTCGAGCTGCTGGATCTGTTCCTGAGTGAAACGCAGCAGGCCAACGGCAAGCTCTACCTGAACTAG
- a CDS encoding M81 family metallopeptidase, translating to MRVFVASLATETNTFSPVFTDLASFKESFYAAPGDHPATPTLCSAPFIACREKIPALGWELIEGTAAWAEPGGLVNRSTYELLRDEILGQLSAALPVNAVILGLHGAMVADGYDDCEGDLLERVRALVGPTATIAAEFDPHSHLTAKRVAQADILLAFKEFPHTDFVDRARDLVDLAVRHVKGEIKPTAAVFDCKMIEVLPTSLEPMRSFVDRLHQLEQAPDVLSISVIHGFMAGDVPEMGTRLLVITDNDQARADSLAQSLGMELFSFRGKTRPPYIAPELAIAEAQASSRQPVVIADVWDNPGGGVAGDSTLVLQKMLEMGVTDAAVGTIWDPMAVRFCVAAGEGARIRLRFGGKAGDNAGAPMDAWVDIRKVVHDAVQSFGDSVVPLGDSVCIRLADTAIDVVLNSNRSQAFSPDLFSNLGIDPAAKPILLIKSTNHFYDAFAAISQHIIYCDAGGPYPSNPVTSHYRKMTRAIWPIVENPHGLAGDVMERS from the coding sequence ATGCGAGTTTTTGTAGCCTCACTGGCCACCGAGACCAATACGTTTTCGCCGGTCTTCACGGATCTGGCGTCATTCAAGGAAAGCTTCTATGCCGCGCCCGGCGACCATCCGGCCACGCCAACCCTGTGCAGCGCACCCTTTATCGCCTGTCGCGAGAAAATCCCGGCGCTGGGCTGGGAACTGATCGAAGGCACCGCCGCCTGGGCCGAGCCCGGTGGCCTGGTGAACCGCAGTACCTACGAGCTGTTGCGCGATGAAATACTCGGGCAACTCAGCGCCGCCCTGCCGGTCAATGCGGTGATCCTGGGGCTGCACGGCGCCATGGTGGCCGATGGGTATGACGACTGCGAAGGTGATCTGCTGGAACGGGTGCGTGCTTTGGTGGGGCCGACGGCGACCATCGCCGCCGAGTTCGACCCCCACAGCCACCTGACGGCCAAACGGGTTGCGCAGGCGGATATCCTGCTGGCCTTCAAGGAGTTTCCCCATACGGACTTTGTCGACCGTGCCCGGGATCTGGTGGATCTGGCGGTGCGCCATGTGAAGGGAGAAATCAAGCCGACGGCAGCGGTGTTCGACTGCAAGATGATCGAGGTGCTGCCCACAAGCCTTGAACCCATGCGCAGCTTCGTGGACCGCCTGCATCAGCTGGAGCAGGCACCGGACGTTTTGTCGATCTCGGTGATTCATGGCTTCATGGCCGGCGATGTACCTGAGATGGGCACCCGGTTGCTGGTCATTACCGACAATGACCAGGCCCGCGCCGACAGCCTGGCGCAGTCACTTGGCATGGAGCTGTTTTCCTTTCGCGGCAAGACGCGCCCGCCCTATATCGCCCCTGAGCTGGCGATCGCAGAGGCCCAGGCGTCGTCGCGCCAGCCCGTGGTTATCGCCGATGTCTGGGACAACCCCGGCGGCGGTGTGGCCGGGGACTCGACCCTGGTACTGCAGAAAATGCTCGAGATGGGGGTGACTGATGCGGCTGTAGGCACCATCTGGGACCCGATGGCGGTACGCTTTTGCGTGGCTGCGGGAGAGGGGGCCAGGATCAGGCTGCGTTTTGGCGGCAAGGCCGGGGACAATGCCGGCGCCCCCATGGATGCCTGGGTGGATATCCGCAAGGTGGTGCACGATGCCGTGCAGAGCTTTGGTGACAGCGTAGTCCCCCTGGGGGACAGTGTCTGTATACGCCTTGCCGATACGGCCATCGATGTGGTGCTCAACAGCAACCGTTCCCAGGCTTTTTCACCGGACCTGTTCAGCAACCTGGGTATAGACCCTGCGGCCAAGCCGATCCTGCTGATCAAGTCGACCAACCACTTTTACGATGCATTCGCTGCCATCAGCCAGCACATTATTTACTGTGATGCGGGGGGGCCTTATCCGAGTAACCCCGTCACCAGCCACTATCGCAAGATGACCCGGGCGATCTGGCCGATTGTTGAGAACCCCCACGGTCTTGCAGGCGATGTGATGGAGCGAAGCTGA
- a CDS encoding D-TA family PLP-dependent enzyme, translating into MLYPQLDTPCVLIDEAILEANIRGFQAYCDEHGLPVRPHIKTHKLPWVARKQLDAGAIGITCQKVGEAEVFAQAGFDDILISYNILGSAKLARLLQLAGQVKSLAVVADSEAVLQGLSAAFADSGRTLDVLVECDTGAGRCGVQSPQQATQLAALVAALPGLRLRGLMTYPAAHSEAVVQQWFSRAAALCDAQGLALEVFSSGGTPSMWHAHEAPIVNEYRIGTYVYQDRSQMAAGACKEADCALTVLTTVVSVPVPGRVIVDAGSKALTSDLLGQDGYGQVLRYPQARVTGLSEEHGVLDFSGCHQAPVVGERLQIIPNHACPVSNLFDEVHFCRDGEFLRTEQVQARGKVC; encoded by the coding sequence ATGCTGTATCCGCAACTTGATACCCCCTGCGTGCTGATTGACGAGGCCATACTGGAAGCCAATATCCGGGGTTTCCAGGCCTATTGCGATGAGCACGGGTTGCCGGTGCGCCCCCATATCAAGACCCACAAGTTGCCCTGGGTCGCGCGCAAGCAGCTGGACGCCGGGGCTATTGGCATAACCTGCCAGAAGGTGGGGGAAGCCGAGGTTTTCGCGCAGGCGGGATTTGACGACATCCTGATCAGCTACAACATCCTTGGTAGCGCCAAGTTGGCCCGGCTGCTGCAGCTCGCAGGCCAGGTTAAATCGCTGGCGGTGGTGGCTGATAGCGAAGCCGTGCTGCAGGGACTTTCGGCGGCTTTTGCTGACAGCGGACGAACCCTGGATGTGCTGGTGGAGTGCGATACAGGTGCCGGTCGCTGCGGCGTGCAAAGCCCGCAGCAGGCCACGCAGCTGGCGGCGCTGGTTGCAGCTTTGCCGGGGCTGCGCCTGCGCGGTCTCATGACCTACCCGGCGGCGCATAGCGAAGCCGTAGTACAGCAATGGTTCAGTCGGGCGGCTGCGCTCTGTGACGCCCAGGGCCTTGCGCTCGAGGTGTTCAGCAGTGGCGGCACGCCCAGCATGTGGCACGCGCACGAAGCCCCCATCGTCAATGAATACCGCATTGGCACCTACGTGTACCAGGACCGCTCCCAGATGGCTGCCGGCGCGTGCAAGGAAGCGGACTGTGCCCTGACGGTGTTGACCACCGTGGTCAGTGTGCCGGTGCCAGGAAGGGTCATTGTGGATGCGGGCAGCAAGGCGCTGACCTCGGACCTGCTGGGGCAGGACGGTTATGGACAGGTGCTGAGGTATCCACAGGCGCGTGTGACCGGGCTCAGTGAAGAGCACGGGGTGCTGGATTTCTCGGGCTGCCACCAGGCGCCGGTGGTGGGTGAGCGGCTGCAGATTATTCCCAACCACGCCTGCCCGGTCTCCAACCTGTTTGACGAGGTGCATTTCTGCCGCGACGGCGAATTTCTTCGAACCGAGCAGGTTCAGGCGCGCGGCAAGGTCTGCTAG
- a CDS encoding sugar kinase, whose translation MDNQVYDIVGLGETLLRLTPPKLERLDQSAGFDVQVGGCESNTLSAMARLGFSCAWLSRLPESELGDRVRQTLRQHNVDVQHVCPGGDDRMGLYFYEPGRAPHLSQVIYDRADSAMARMTPADLPTALFQPGRARLFHTSGITLGLSASASATAQQALKLARSAGIPCSLDINFRQRLWSARQARQCLEPLLGQLELLLVAERDIQALWPEAWDASSPEATLRRFQGFAPNSLLVMTRGSAGATLLTPAGELYRVDAFVAREVERLGGGDAFAAGFLSAWLEGKDYPQALRQGAAVAAFKYATPGDIAWINRRQLERLLADPAATELCR comes from the coding sequence ATGGATAACCAGGTTTATGACATTGTTGGGCTCGGTGAGACGCTGCTGCGCCTGACGCCGCCTAAGCTTGAGCGCCTGGATCAGAGTGCGGGCTTCGATGTGCAGGTGGGCGGCTGTGAGTCGAATACCCTGAGTGCCATGGCGCGCCTGGGATTCAGCTGCGCCTGGCTGTCACGTTTGCCGGAAAGCGAACTGGGTGACCGGGTGCGGCAGACGTTGCGCCAGCACAATGTCGATGTGCAGCATGTCTGCCCCGGGGGCGATGACCGCATGGGGCTGTACTTTTACGAGCCGGGGCGGGCACCGCACCTTAGCCAGGTGATCTATGACCGTGCCGATTCGGCCATGGCCCGCATGACGCCTGCCGACCTGCCGACCGCCTTGTTCCAGCCGGGCAGGGCGCGCCTGTTTCATACATCGGGTATCACGCTGGGGCTGTCGGCATCGGCCAGTGCGACGGCACAGCAGGCGCTGAAACTGGCCCGCTCGGCGGGTATTCCCTGCAGCCTGGATATCAATTTTCGCCAGCGGCTCTGGTCGGCCCGGCAGGCGCGCCAGTGCCTGGAGCCCCTGCTGGGGCAGCTGGAGCTGCTGCTGGTGGCGGAGCGGGACATTCAGGCGTTATGGCCCGAAGCCTGGGATGCCAGCTCCCCTGAGGCGACGCTGCGGCGCTTTCAAGGCTTTGCGCCGAACAGTCTGCTGGTCATGACGCGCGGCAGCGCCGGCGCGACCCTGCTGACACCGGCGGGTGAGCTGTACCGGGTGGATGCGTTTGTGGCCCGGGAAGTGGAACGCCTGGGCGGTGGTGATGCCTTTGCCGCCGGTTTTCTCAGCGCCTGGCTCGAGGGCAAGGATTACCCGCAGGCCCTGCGCCAGGGTGCCGCGGTGGCGGCCTTCAAATATGCCACGCCCGGTGATATCGCCTGGATCAATCGCCGCCAGCTCGAACGCCTGCTGGCGGATCCTGCGGCGACAGAGCTGTGCCGCTAG
- a CDS encoding DM13 domain-containing protein — MKNIIIGMLLGVIMGGAGGFALGIFAFPYLFPPPPLNETVAHLDTGERLARGRFIHANPSDPVHYGRGGVSVYPALVHLEADFEVGPGPKYHVYLVPGDVTGDTAVEQTMFVDLGRLRAFSGSQNYPIPAGVDLADFQSLVIWCEQFGVLISPARLEVP, encoded by the coding sequence ATGAAAAATATTATTATCGGAATGCTGCTCGGGGTCATTATGGGTGGTGCCGGCGGCTTTGCGCTGGGCATTTTCGCCTTCCCGTATCTGTTTCCGCCACCGCCGCTGAACGAGACGGTGGCGCACCTGGATACCGGCGAGCGGCTGGCCCGAGGCCGCTTTATCCATGCCAATCCATCAGATCCCGTGCACTATGGCCGGGGTGGGGTCAGTGTCTACCCGGCGCTAGTGCACCTTGAAGCCGACTTCGAAGTGGGTCCGGGGCCCAAGTACCATGTCTACCTGGTACCGGGAGACGTTACCGGGGATACGGCGGTCGAACAGACGATGTTCGTGGACCTGGGGCGCCTGAGGGCCTTCAGTGGCAGCCAGAACTACCCGATTCCGGCCGGCGTGGACCTGGCCGACTTTCAGAGTCTGGTGATCTGGTGTGAACAGTTTGGGGTGCTTATATCACCGGCACGGCTTGAAGTGCCCTAG
- a CDS encoding DUF3108 domain-containing protein: protein MYKRLAPLLLFTLLFAGSAQAAEPLLNTRYSAQYKGFDLTLERTLKPLGTNRYQFESRARGAIARIEESSTFRRDSSGRWIPQLYRYNQSVLGISRQYELRFNEAGDSVIFADKKGQRAISIAPGTLDPLLYQLKLQQDLARQSGDYHYRFVSRSKLKDYRFEIDGRETLQLGGQPLDNLRLRKRDSDPSQETLLWFSPDNGYQLMRLRHTEDGDSYSISLKSLQQSPAFRQWLR, encoded by the coding sequence ATGTACAAACGTCTTGCCCCCCTGCTGCTGTTCACCCTGCTCTTTGCAGGCAGCGCCCAGGCTGCCGAGCCACTGCTGAATACCCGCTACAGTGCCCAGTACAAGGGGTTTGACCTAACACTGGAACGTACACTCAAGCCGCTGGGCACCAACCGCTATCAGTTCGAATCCCGTGCCAGGGGCGCCATTGCGCGTATCGAGGAAAGCAGCACCTTCAGGCGCGATTCCAGCGGGCGCTGGATACCGCAGCTGTACCGCTACAATCAGTCCGTACTGGGCATTTCACGCCAGTACGAGCTGCGCTTCAACGAGGCTGGCGACAGCGTGATCTTCGCCGACAAGAAGGGGCAGCGCGCCATCAGTATTGCACCTGGCACCCTTGACCCCCTGCTGTACCAGCTCAAGCTGCAGCAGGACCTGGCCCGCCAGAGCGGCGACTACCACTACCGTTTTGTGAGCCGCAGCAAGCTCAAGGACTACCGTTTCGAGATTGATGGCAGGGAAACCCTGCAGCTGGGCGGGCAACCCCTCGACAACCTGCGCCTGCGCAAACGGGACAGCGACCCCAGCCAGGAAACCCTTCTCTGGTTCAGTCCCGACAACGGCTATCAACTGATGCGCCTGCGCCATACCGAGGACGGCGACAGTTACAGCATCAGCTTGAAAAGCCTGCAGCAGAGTCCGGCATTTCGGCAATGGCTGCGCTGA
- a CDS encoding TSUP family transporter yields MTDLLGWQYALIGLIFVWSGFVRSGLGFGGAVLSLPFLLLILDEPLVFLPLIAVHLLVFSSLIAWQGYRRNRREPAAAGGGNIDWVYLKSSLKVMIIPKLVGVFGLLTLPGDIMTSIIFAIVIVYAVGYVLDRPFRSNNPYVDKLFLILGGYVSGTSLIGAPLIVAVYGTHVARHQLRDTLFVLWFILVVIKMTSFLIAGVDLQLIHHLWLLPCAFVGHLIGERFHRTLLKSETPLFFRVLGGVLILVSLMGMARTFGLL; encoded by the coding sequence ATGACGGACTTACTTGGCTGGCAGTATGCCCTGATCGGGCTGATTTTTGTCTGGAGCGGCTTTGTACGCTCGGGGCTGGGCTTTGGCGGTGCGGTGCTGTCGCTGCCGTTCCTGCTGTTGATCCTGGACGAGCCGCTGGTGTTCCTGCCGCTGATCGCGGTGCACCTGCTGGTGTTCTCCAGCCTGATCGCCTGGCAGGGGTATCGCCGCAACCGGCGCGAGCCCGCGGCGGCCGGTGGCGGCAATATCGACTGGGTCTACCTGAAAAGCTCGCTGAAAGTCATGATTATCCCCAAGCTGGTGGGGGTCTTCGGGCTGCTGACGCTGCCGGGGGATATCATGACAAGCATCATCTTTGCCATCGTCATCGTTTATGCCGTGGGTTATGTGCTGGACCGGCCCTTTCGCAGTAACAACCCCTATGTGGACAAGCTGTTCCTGATACTGGGCGGCTATGTCAGTGGCACCTCGCTGATCGGTGCGCCACTGATCGTGGCGGTGTATGGCACCCACGTGGCCAGGCATCAGCTGCGCGATACCCTGTTCGTGCTCTGGTTTATCCTGGTGGTGATCAAGATGACCTCCTTCCTGATCGCCGGCGTCGATCTGCAGCTGATTCATCATCTCTGGTTGCTGCCGTGCGCTTTTGTCGGTCACCTGATCGGCGAGCGTTTTCACCGCACGCTGCTGAAATCCGAGACGCCGCTGTTCTTTCGCGTGCTGGGCGGCGTGCTGATCCTGGTCAGCCTGATGGGCATGGCACGGACCTTTGGCCTGTTGTAA
- a CDS encoding PQQ-dependent sugar dehydrogenase — MIRIVCFWLLVAAPVFADITAAPPAGHSTLRAVTLADRLEHPWGMAFLPDGSILVSERPGRLRLVTPDGTLSPALDGLPDIVATGQGGLFDVALHPQFAQNRWVYFSYSAGSRLTRQLGTEVARGRLGDGRLDDVEVIFRASPKAGGGRHFGGRLLFDHQGLLYISLGERGDKERAQDLGDHNGSVIRIRDDGSVPDDNPFADRPGALPEIYSYGHRNVQGLALAADGETVWALEHGPQGGDEVNRLQPGLNYGWPVITYGVNYGIGTRVGEGTAKAGMEQPVYYWDPSIAPSGMTFYQGDRFPQWRGNLLVGALKYRLLSRLELSDDKVVAEEQLLQNALGRIRDVQMGPDGYVYLLTDEDPGRLVRLEPQP; from the coding sequence GTGATACGCATCGTTTGTTTCTGGCTGCTCGTCGCCGCGCCGGTCTTCGCCGATATCACCGCGGCGCCGCCCGCGGGCCACAGCACCCTGCGGGCCGTTACCCTGGCTGACCGGCTCGAGCATCCCTGGGGTATGGCGTTCCTGCCGGACGGCTCGATACTGGTCAGCGAGCGTCCCGGCCGGCTGCGCCTGGTGACGCCGGACGGAACCCTCTCGCCAGCACTGGATGGACTGCCAGACATCGTTGCCACCGGCCAGGGCGGGCTGTTTGATGTGGCGCTGCACCCTCAGTTCGCGCAGAACCGCTGGGTTTATTTCAGCTATTCCGCCGGCTCCCGCCTGACGCGACAGCTGGGCACCGAGGTTGCGCGGGGCCGGCTTGGCGACGGCCGTCTGGACGATGTCGAAGTCATCTTCCGTGCCAGCCCCAAGGCCGGTGGCGGACGCCATTTCGGCGGACGCTTGCTGTTCGATCACCAGGGCCTGCTGTATATCAGCCTGGGCGAGCGCGGCGACAAGGAGCGGGCCCAGGATCTGGGCGACCATAACGGCTCAGTGATCCGTATCCGGGACGACGGTTCGGTGCCCGACGACAATCCCTTTGCAGATCGCCCCGGGGCCCTGCCGGAGATTTACAGCTATGGCCATCGCAATGTGCAGGGACTGGCGCTGGCGGCGGACGGGGAAACGGTCTGGGCCCTCGAGCATGGCCCCCAGGGTGGCGACGAGGTCAATCGCCTGCAGCCCGGCCTGAATTACGGCTGGCCGGTGATCACCTACGGCGTGAACTACGGCATCGGCACCCGGGTCGGCGAAGGCACCGCCAAGGCCGGTATGGAGCAACCCGTGTACTACTGGGACCCTTCCATCGCGCCCTCCGGCATGACCTTTTACCAGGGTGACCGGTTTCCACAGTGGCGGGGCAACCTGCTGGTCGGGGCACTGAAGTACCGGTTACTGTCCCGGCTGGAGCTGAGCGATGACAAGGTCGTTGCCGAGGAACAGCTGCTGCAAAACGCACTCGGCCGCATCCGTGACGTGCAGATGGGCCCGGACGGCTACGTCTACCTGCTGACGGACGAAGACCCGGGCCGGCTGGTGCGACTGGAACCACAGCCTTAA
- a CDS encoding YacL family protein: MEYTFGRDDIGRYFAEFSMGHEAFGRWLNEELGQDPQRLEQLLSVIEQLHNRQIREYRLDGSEFSLELDREEVRVRAHSLDDSADDTGLEDLEFYDDELEAGCGLDDFRDVLKAWHKLITA, encoded by the coding sequence GTGGAATACACTTTCGGCCGCGACGACATCGGGCGCTACTTTGCGGAATTCTCCATGGGACATGAAGCCTTCGGCCGCTGGCTGAACGAGGAGCTGGGGCAGGATCCACAACGGCTGGAACAGCTGTTGAGCGTTATTGAGCAGCTGCACAATCGCCAGATACGGGAATACCGCCTCGATGGCAGCGAGTTCAGTCTGGAGCTTGATCGGGAAGAGGTACGGGTGCGGGCCCACAGCCTGGATGACAGCGCCGATGACACCGGCCTCGAGGACCTCGAATTCTATGACGACGAACTCGAGGCCGGCTGCGGGCTGGACGACTTCAGGGACGTGCTGAAAGCCTGGCATAAACTGATCACCGCCTGA
- a CDS encoding CPXCG motif-containing cysteine-rich protein has translation MNTQEEVEFYCPYCGERISVLVDCSEAEQQYVEDCQVCCSPMVLTIRVDESGLPMVEATQENE, from the coding sequence ATGAATACACAGGAAGAAGTGGAGTTTTATTGCCCCTACTGTGGCGAGCGGATCAGTGTGCTGGTGGATTGCAGCGAGGCTGAGCAGCAATACGTGGAAGATTGCCAGGTGTGCTGCAGTCCCATGGTGCTGACTATTCGGGTGGACGAATCCGGCCTGCCGATGGTGGAGGCCACGCAGGAGAACGAATAG
- a CDS encoding nucleoside 2-deoxyribosyltransferase → MSLRKIYIAGPDVFWPNALAAGAAKTQLCADYGFDGLFPLDCALQLEALSPREAGMAIYRANIELMQRADLMIANMTPFRGASLDAGTAFELGFMTGLGKPVWGYSLDGRLYADRVASDGADLDAEGLSIERFDMADNLMLIGAIEECGAQLLTHQAEDSLDQHLHQFEQVLQRITRAA, encoded by the coding sequence ATGTCACTACGCAAGATCTACATCGCCGGTCCCGACGTTTTCTGGCCCAACGCGCTTGCAGCTGGCGCCGCCAAGACACAGCTGTGCGCAGATTACGGTTTCGACGGTCTGTTCCCGCTCGATTGCGCACTGCAGCTGGAGGCGCTCTCACCCCGCGAGGCCGGCATGGCCATCTACCGTGCCAACATTGAACTGATGCAGCGCGCTGACCTGATGATCGCCAATATGACGCCCTTTCGGGGCGCCAGTCTGGATGCGGGTACGGCGTTTGAACTGGGATTCATGACTGGCCTGGGCAAGCCGGTATGGGGTTACAGCCTGGATGGACGCCTCTATGCCGACCGGGTCGCGTCCGACGGCGCGGACCTGGACGCCGAAGGCCTGAGCATCGAGCGCTTCGACATGGCCGACAACCTGATGCTGATCGGTGCGATTGAAGAGTGCGGCGCGCAGCTGCTGACGCACCAGGCAGAGGACAGCCTCGATCAACACCTGCACCAGTTTGAGCAGGTGCTGCAACGCATCACCCGGGCCGCCTGA